The following are from one region of the Bacteroidota bacterium genome:
- a CDS encoding outer membrane beta-barrel protein, which translates to MTSKNKNIDNAFKDAFQGKEANPPGYIWKDIQSSLALNKGFKYNKLVWLAAASVAVVIAFSAGYFLSKTQFNNNLAIKKTNEKQNNINISELNKNESIQEAQIISNELKTKTFKENNKNNTTQKIAQNTKTEQKQNLNDKSILVKTSTDNQKPKTQISKTKNAVKLIRKKLQKIEVHQLADIYQIMDVKLKKQMAIGLLSLPPIAMNSSIEKDEKDKWLIGGNITPLYSYRNINHGSGLWEETNDALVSKNINTSSNNNELPLIAYSGGVELNYNLNNRLSMQTGIGYFQTGQISEEVFVFERRGSSYNNYSVINSSAGAVIADHKSKTTLNELAYKNSQIVGMDAEGSLLFQNNSELVQSFEYLEVPLVFKYTIIDKKIKLNILGGFSTSLLVSNDALLVNSYYKQKIGETDNIRSINYNGITGIGINYEITNNMILSVEPKFRYSLNQIDKGNTTSNHPYSLGVYTGCYYSF; encoded by the coding sequence ATGACGAGTAAAAATAAAAATATTGATAATGCATTTAAGGATGCATTTCAAGGCAAAGAAGCTAATCCCCCTGGATATATCTGGAAAGATATCCAAAGCTCACTTGCTTTAAATAAAGGTTTTAAATACAATAAACTTGTTTGGCTTGCTGCTGCATCTGTAGCTGTTGTTATCGCATTTAGTGCAGGATACTTTTTGTCTAAAACACAATTCAACAACAATTTAGCTATTAAAAAAACTAATGAGAAACAAAATAATATAAATATTTCAGAATTAAATAAAAATGAATCTATTCAAGAAGCTCAAATAATTTCAAATGAATTAAAAACAAAAACATTTAAAGAGAATAATAAAAATAATACAACACAAAAAATTGCACAAAACACAAAAACAGAACAAAAACAAAATTTGAACGATAAAAGTATTTTAGTAAAAACCTCAACTGATAACCAAAAGCCTAAAACACAAATTAGTAAAACAAAAAATGCAGTAAAATTAATAAGAAAAAAATTGCAAAAAATTGAAGTGCATCAATTAGCTGATATTTACCAGATTATGGATGTTAAGCTAAAAAAACAAATGGCTATAGGATTATTAAGCTTACCTCCTATTGCAATGAATAGCAGTATTGAAAAGGATGAAAAAGATAAATGGTTAATAGGAGGAAATATTACACCTCTTTATTCCTACAGAAATATTAATCATGGGTCAGGGCTTTGGGAAGAAACCAATGATGCTCTTGTTAGTAAAAATATAAATACCAGTTCTAATAATAATGAACTTCCACTGATAGCTTATTCGGGAGGAGTTGAACTTAACTATAATTTAAACAATCGCCTTAGCATGCAAACAGGCATTGGCTATTTTCAAACAGGACAAATTTCTGAGGAAGTGTTTGTTTTTGAAAGACGTGGTTCATCATATAATAATTATTCAGTAATTAATTCCTCGGCAGGTGCAGTTATTGCCGATCATAAATCAAAAACAACATTAAACGAACTTGCATACAAAAACTCACAAATTGTAGGAATGGATGCTGAGGGAAGTTTACTATTTCAAAATAATTCCGAACTTGTACAAAGTTTTGAATATCTGGAAGTTCCTTTGGTATTTAAATATACAATTATTGATAAAAAAATTAAATTGAATATACTTGGTGGATTTAGCACATCACTTCTTGTAAGTAATGACGCATTACTTGTAAACAGTTATTATAAACAAAAAATCGGAGAAACAGATAATATACGAAGTATCAATTATAATGGAATAACAGGAATTGGAATAAATTATGAGATAACCAACAATATGATTTTAAGTGTTGAACCAAAATTTAGGTATTCTTTAAATCAAATAGATAAAGGAAACACCACATCAAACCATCCTTATTCGTTGGGAGTTTATACAGGATGCTACTATAGCTTTTAG